In Zingiber officinale cultivar Zhangliang chromosome 1A, Zo_v1.1, whole genome shotgun sequence, the DNA window TTCTAGTAAAATTAAATTTCGCAAGTGGACTAAACATAGAAGTTTTGCTTGGAGTAACTCTTTATCTTCTGTGAGGCGGATACCATGAAGTGGTCTCTATCTTTTTTGGTCAAAACAATAGAAAACATACTTGGATGAGTACTATTGGAGTTTTctcttttataaataaaaaatttcaagtgGATTAAACATATATAGGTTCTTGTTAAATACACATTATTGTTAACTTGTGATCTACATTATCTTTGAAGTTTTGCTTGGGGTAACTCTTTTTCTTCTGTTTCGTTTGTGAGATGTAGTGGTATCTATCCTTTATGGTTGAAATAATATTGAACATAATTGGAGGACTAGTGGAATTTGCTCTTTTAAGTTtttcttgctttgttttatatCTTGTGTTTAATTTCAGGTGATAAGTTGGCATGTCTTTATACTTTGAAGAACATAAATTTCTCTtgctttattttgaattttacaaCTAGTAATATTGAGTATATGGATTGTGAACTTTTcaattttttatctttttattaatattgtTTATTTGTTTTGAACAGAGTTTGTGAGGCGAAATCTATGTCGGAGGAGAAGGTAAGTATTAAGTTTTTTACAAACATAAGAAATTTATTGCATATATCTTGTTTCTATATGTTACAATTATTTCTCTTGTTAGTTTAAGTAATCTTGTTAGAAATgaaatgttttgtttgtttgtttatttcaaTATATCTTGTGAATGTCATACTTGTTTCTgcatattataattatttttcttgTTAGTTTAAGTAAATATCTTTCTAGTTAGAAATGaaatttttgtttgtttgtttgttttgatgCAGGAAAATAAGATTGGATTAAGAAGAAGTTTGTTAGTTTAAAGTTTTTTTGTGTAGTTTATTGTGAACTTAACTTGTTAGATGTGTATTTTATCATGACCTGTATGGATTTTTATGGTACTTTGTTGTATGgtacaacaaactttgtggtatGGAACttgtatgtatttgatatgttagTTTAAGATTTGATATCATTTTGTAGATTTATTTGATGTGTGAaatgttaattaggatgtgtGATATGTTAAATTGGATGTGTAGTATGTTTCTATTGTAAACAAGTGTGTTGTATTGTATTAACACGATAAATTGAGGAAACAAATAAACTCTAGTCAAATTTAGGAACAAATTTGACGACGAAAATAATTCGTTGCCAATTTATTAAAAATACTGTGAAATGATAAATATTGCGACAAATTAATTTTCGTcctaaaattcgtcccaaaatctgggacgaatctctgaattcgtcccagaatctaggacgaatccacattcgtcccagattctgggacgaatccacagattcgtcccagaatctgggtcGAATTctcagattcgtcccagattttgggacaaattctAGGACGAAAATTAATTCGTTGCAGATTACCAACGAAATTCTTATTCACCCCTAAATTTTGCCTACCCGAATTCAAGGACAAAATATTTTTTGTTGCTAAATTtgggataaattttttttttgcaaaatcatAAACGAATTTGGAGACAAACCAAAACTTCATTGCTAAATTTGACAACAAAATCTAAGTTTCGTTGCAGAATATTTGCGACGAATTTGATGACAAAAAGataattcgtcccagaattcgccccagaattcgtcccaaagttggGAACGAcagttttgggacgaaaatatttTTGTCCCAGAATTCGTTCCAAatttttttgcaacgaatttttttttataaattcgtccctaaatttgtcCCAGATTAGAACTTTTTTTTAGTGCACGAAGAACCTAAATACAGCAGAATTGACATTGTTCTTTGTATAGTACTCGTTGATTCGGCAATCTTGTGGGATAAGAAGGTTGATCCAAGACGTTTAGGATTTGACGGTGCCAAATCCTCTTCGTCTAATGGGGAATGAAGAGCCATCAAAAGATTATCCCTAAACCCTTGGAGACCAACAATATATATAAGGGAATCTGATCCATTATCAGCCTATAGATAATAACGGATCGAACTAACAGACTCTACACGGTAAATCCATATCTAATATTCCGAAATCCAATAAACTTAAATTTGATTACTTAAACGGATTCAATTCGTGTTCATAAGTACAAACTTATAAATAAATGCACCTAAAGGAAATATCTAACACACTTATCTTCCAGACAACCAACTTTGAGAAGAGGTTTATTTGTTTGACAAATAGGCATGCATgcttgatgtttgacaaagttGAGAGTATTTCTTAGGTATCATGCACCAAGCGAAGTCTTTTCTGTGGTAAATTGGTAATGCTATGTGACCttttttctccttttgttttttttgtttttgcctCAGCAGTGCTCCTGACCTGACACCTCTTCCTGATTCCACTCCCTTTCTGTGTGTCAAATATGGAAGAACTTGTAAACAATGGCCAATGAATCTGAACTCCACCATGAAAAAGTGATGCTGATAAGCGCCAAACCTTCTCAAACAAGGTTTCGGGCGACTTTCTTCGTTTATAAAAAACTGAGGACGATAAAAATTGTTACATACGATTCAGGTTGGCGATCATGGCTTCCATGAAAGCATGTGCCCCTTACATCTGCATGGTTGTGTGCCAGTTCGCATCTGCTGGATCCAGCATTCTGAACAAACTTGCATTGGAACAAGGACTAAGCATGCTAGTCTTTGTTGTTTACAGGCACCTCATCGCCGTGATCATCTTGGCTCCTCTTGCCTATGTGCTCGAAAGGTTCGAGCATCACGCTTCACTGGAATTGTTGTAAATAAATGATTACAAATGAATTAATACTTCTGAATTCATCTCATTGTTGTAGGAACCAAAGGCCCTGCTTCTCATTTGCTATCATGCTAAAAATATTCATTCTTGCTATGGTGGGAATAACAATTCAGCAAAACGTATACTATGTTGGACTCCATTTCACTTCTCCAACTGTTGCCGTTGCCTTGAGCAATGTCATTCCTGCTTTTACTTTCATATTGGCAATGATACTAAGGTTAACTCAGACATTAGTTTCATGTAATTTCATCTAACAATTTCATATCATGCTATATTTGGTCTTCTTGATCAGGATGGAAAAGCTCAGCTTGAAGACAGCACGAGGGAGGACCAAGCTTGGAGGAGCCATCTTTTGCATCGTTGGTGCTCTGGTCTTCATATTTTGGAAAGGTCATCTGTTGGGAGTCATTGTTAGAAGACCTTTGGTCCAGTTCCATTTCAAAAGTTCTAAGAAAGGAGATGATTGGGTTAGAGGCTCTGCTCTTATCTTAACCAGTTGTTTTGCAGGCAGTGCAAAGCTTGTTCTTCAGGTCCTGGATTACTTCACAATAAGCTAATCCTTTTTGTTAAATGAAATTCATGAGTGAGTATTCTTCAGGCATTCATCTGCCAGATCTACCCAGCCAGACTCACCATGAACACCTTGGTGTGCTTCTTCGCATCACTGCAATCTTCTGCACTTGCTCTCGTCTTCGAACGGAATGCTTCATCATGGAGAATGAATTGGAACATACAACTCATGGCTATCATATATGGCGTACGTATCGTATCTTTTGGTTCAGTAATTAGTTTCTATCATAGGAGAGTTTTGAGAATTCTATGATGTCGATATACATATGCAGGGAACTGTCatatcttgcctagtatactaCTTGCAAATATATTGCATTAGCAAGAAGGGACCAGTATTTTGTTCCATCTTCGCACCTCTAGCAATGTTGATTGTGGCTTTTGTCTCGGCTTTCATCTTTGCCGAACGACTTCATGTCGGCAGGTTCGTAGCTATTTTGATTGATCAACTGTGTTCTTAGATAAGAAGAAACGTTTAAAAGGGATCTTCAGTCTCAAAAATAAACTCATTTATCCTTTGCTAGCTGGGGTTTGTTTATAGCTTGATAGGTGCATCGATCATAATTCTGGGACTCTATTGCTTCCTCTGGGGAAAAAGTGGAGATTCCATTGAGGAAAGTGACAAGGATTGTGGAGCGCAGAGGGATTCGGAAGCTGAAATGAGCCCTTGGCATAATtagttgtttttgtttttttttcttggaaagaaaaaaaatattggtAGCAGTTTGAGGAATGTATGACTCCCTAGTTAAAGTGAATGAAATGGAAAAAGAGGAATAGTTACTGAAATTGTTTTGCATGGttgtcttttaaaaattactatgAATAAAAATTTTGATGCCATTGTATGATCTTCATTCCTATCAATACAGAACTAATACTTCCTCTCAAATGTAGGACTTTTGATATTTCTATAAACCTAAAATATTTATGTTGGCCTACATCCGTCGCACCAACAACTTTATCAATACCAATAATTACtcttgatccggtggtaaagatCGGAAGCCCACAGAGAAGGGGGTCAATGACACAGGAGAGTCAAAGTTCCGGCTGAATGGGCAGGAAGTCTCCTGGCCGATCGGCCTGAGTAGATCCCGGGCCGGCGCGAAGACAGCTCGACCtcgggtcgagcttccgacgctcacaagctccCTTATAAAGGAGTCGCTATGCCGAGTGGCCGAGCCGCTCGGTCGAACTGCAGAACAATTAGCTGGTGCCCTGTCCGAGTATGTGACCGAGCGGCCGTCTCGCCCGGTCCGAGGCGCATATATACCCGAGCGCCCTAGAGTCCGAGCAACTAGCCTGTCCGGCCCAAGTAGCGACAAAaggcttagaagaggacaaaaatGATAGCttgtgatatcattctcgagacacctgccgccgacaaacagcaggATCGGCGGTCGAGCCGTACCGAGGATCGTACGGGGAAAGTTTCCGCTGCCGTGGCAAAGATATGCTCGGACAGTTGCGGTAtagcgtcagacatgcttttttgACACAACCATTCTGAGGTATATTTTGAGGAACGTGCATGTCTCGGAAAACGTGCACGCGCCTCTCTGGGGTCttatataaagacccccagacttcgacggaggtatgatttCTCTCCTTATCTTCTGTAGCTACAGTCTCTCTATTCTGCCTCTATTTCTTCTCGCCATCGCCTGACTTAAGCGTGGGTCGTCGCCGAGAACTCCTTCCCGGCCCGGCTTTGTTGCAGGATCATCGGAGGCTTACGTCACTGTGGAGATCACCCGAGAACAGCAGAGAGCACCCCGTCCTCAGTTTTCATCGACTCAGCGCACGGACAGAAACAACTCTAATAAAAACTCAACCAAAACCACGTTATCAAATTAAGGTTAATCTAGtgtcatttttctttttctttttgtctaCAATCCTTTGACACAAGGGAATTTGATCAAGGTACTTAACCACTTGAGATTTAAGCGGTTGGATCCCGAGTCAATCTCTGGAAGCACTTCTTTCCAAACCTCTTTGAGAAGATGCTCATTTTTAAAAGAACTCGAAGACTTTTATTGTCCAACAAGAGCAATATAATGGTAAATTACTTACGATCGTTCAAGGATTAGCAAGTATGAAGGAATCTACGTCTTCGAAACCCTTTCCCTTTATTTGACTGGAAACTCCCTCACAGTTCAGTAAAGTGAGCAATATACGAAGCACTATCTTTTGCATTGATCATCTCAGTTCTTGACAGAATATGGTGAGACTCGATGctttttcaaaattctagaatGCGACATCCTCAACGTTTGGTTGGATGGGGACTAACTGTAATCCGCAAAAGAAATATTGACGTTTCAGTAAGTTACTTggattttctttctttattgaAATCCAACATTATTAATTGGCATGGTGAATGCtccttttttaaaaatagaaaaaaagaaagaaaaaggcatgATGAATGAAAGAAACTGAAGGATTCCTG includes these proteins:
- the LOC122004445 gene encoding WAT1-related protein At5g07050-like, which gives rise to MANESELHHEKVMLISAKPSQTRLAIMASMKACAPYICMVVCQFASAGSSILNKLALEQGLSMLVFVVYRHLIAVIILAPLAYVLERNQRPCFSFAIMLKIFILAMVGITIQQNVYYVGLHFTSPTVAVALSNVIPAFTFILAMILRMEKLSLKTARGRTKLGGAIFCIVGALVFIFWKGHLLGVIVRRPLVQFHFKSSKKGDDWVRGSALILTSCFAGSAKLVLQAFICQIYPARLTMNTLVCFFASLQSSALALVFERNASSWRMNWNIQLMAIIYGGTVISCLVYYLQIYCISKKGPVFCSIFAPLAMLIVAFVSAFIFAERLHVGSLIGASIIILGLYCFLWGKSGDSIEESDKDCGAQRDSEAEMSPWHN